A stretch of Eschrichtius robustus isolate mEscRob2 chromosome 6, mEscRob2.pri, whole genome shotgun sequence DNA encodes these proteins:
- the TRA2B gene encoding transformer-2 protein homolog beta isoform X3: protein MSTRRRHVGNRANPDPNCCLGVFGLSLYTTERDLREVFSKYGPIADVSIVYDQQSRRSRGFAFVYFENVDDAKEAKERANGMELDGRRIRVDFSITKRPHTPTPGIYMGRPTYGSSRRRDYYDRGYDRGYDDRDYYSRSYRGGGGGGGGWRAAQDRDQIYRRRSPSPYYSRGGYRSRSRSRSYSPRRY, encoded by the exons ATGTCTACTCGCAGGCGTCATGTTGGGAATCGG gcAAATCCTGATCCCAACTGTTGTCTTGGAGTATTTGGATTGAGCTTATACACTACAGAAAGAGATCTAAGAGAAGTGTTCTCTAAATATGGCCCAATTGCTGATGTGTCTATTGTATATGACCAGCAGTCTAGACGTTCAAGAGGATTtgcctttgtatattttgaaaatgtagaTGATGCCAAGGAA GCGAAAGAGCGTGCCAATGGAATGGAGCTTGATGGACGTAGGATCAGAGTTGATTTCTCTATAACAAAGAGACCACATACCCCAACACCAGGAATTTACATGGGGAGACCTACCTA TGGCAGCTCACGCCGTCGAGATTACTACGACAGGGGATATGATCGAGGCTACGATGATCGGGACTATTACAGCAGGTCATACAG aggaggaggtggaggaggaggaggatggagagcTGCTCAAGACAGGGATCAGATATACAG AAGACGGTCACCTTCTCCCTACTATAGTCGTGGAGGATACAGATCACGTTCCAGATCTCGATCATACTCACCTC gTCGCTATTAA
- the TRA2B gene encoding transformer-2 protein homolog beta isoform X2: protein MSDSGEQNYGERESRSASRSGSAHGSGKSARHTPARSRSKEDSRRSRSKSRSRSESRSRSRRSSRRHYTRSRSRSRSHRRSRSRSYSRDYRRRHSHSHSPMSTRRRHVGNRANPDPNCCLGVFGLSLYTTERDLREVFSKYGPIADVSIVYDQQSRRSRGFAFVYFENVDDAKEAKERANGMELDGRRIRVDFSITKRPHTPTPGIYMGRPTYGSSRRRDYYDRGYDRGYDDRDYYSRSYRGGGGGGGGWRAAQDRDQIYRRSPSPYYSRGGYRSRSRSRSYSPRRY from the exons GAATCCCGTTCTGCTTCCAGAAGTGGAAGTGCTCATGGATCTGGGAAATCTGCAAGGCATACCCCTGCAAGGTCTCGCTCCAAGGAAGATTCCAGGCGTTCCAGATCAAAGTCCAGGTCCAGATCTGAATCTAG GTCTAGATCCAGAAGAAGTTCTCGAAGGCATTATACAAGGTCACGATCTCGGTCCCGCTCCCATAGAAGATCCCGTAGCAGATCTTACAGTAGAGATTATCGAAGACGGCATAGCCACAGTCATTCTCCCATGTCTACTCGCAGGCGTCATGTTGGGAATCGG gcAAATCCTGATCCCAACTGTTGTCTTGGAGTATTTGGATTGAGCTTATACACTACAGAAAGAGATCTAAGAGAAGTGTTCTCTAAATATGGCCCAATTGCTGATGTGTCTATTGTATATGACCAGCAGTCTAGACGTTCAAGAGGATTtgcctttgtatattttgaaaatgtagaTGATGCCAAGGAA GCGAAAGAGCGTGCCAATGGAATGGAGCTTGATGGACGTAGGATCAGAGTTGATTTCTCTATAACAAAGAGACCACATACCCCAACACCAGGAATTTACATGGGGAGACCTACCTA TGGCAGCTCACGCCGTCGAGATTACTACGACAGGGGATATGATCGAGGCTACGATGATCGGGACTATTACAGCAGGTCATACAG aggaggaggtggaggaggaggaggatggagagcTGCTCAAGACAGGGATCAGATATACAG ACGGTCACCTTCTCCCTACTATAGTCGTGGAGGATACAGATCACGTTCCAGATCTCGATCATACTCACCTC gTCGCTATTAA
- the TRA2B gene encoding transformer-2 protein homolog beta isoform X1 yields the protein MSDSGEQNYGERESRSASRSGSAHGSGKSARHTPARSRSKEDSRRSRSKSRSRSESRSRSRRSSRRHYTRSRSRSRSHRRSRSRSYSRDYRRRHSHSHSPMSTRRRHVGNRANPDPNCCLGVFGLSLYTTERDLREVFSKYGPIADVSIVYDQQSRRSRGFAFVYFENVDDAKEAKERANGMELDGRRIRVDFSITKRPHTPTPGIYMGRPTYGSSRRRDYYDRGYDRGYDDRDYYSRSYRGGGGGGGGWRAAQDRDQIYRRRSPSPYYSRGGYRSRSRSRSYSPRRY from the exons GAATCCCGTTCTGCTTCCAGAAGTGGAAGTGCTCATGGATCTGGGAAATCTGCAAGGCATACCCCTGCAAGGTCTCGCTCCAAGGAAGATTCCAGGCGTTCCAGATCAAAGTCCAGGTCCAGATCTGAATCTAG GTCTAGATCCAGAAGAAGTTCTCGAAGGCATTATACAAGGTCACGATCTCGGTCCCGCTCCCATAGAAGATCCCGTAGCAGATCTTACAGTAGAGATTATCGAAGACGGCATAGCCACAGTCATTCTCCCATGTCTACTCGCAGGCGTCATGTTGGGAATCGG gcAAATCCTGATCCCAACTGTTGTCTTGGAGTATTTGGATTGAGCTTATACACTACAGAAAGAGATCTAAGAGAAGTGTTCTCTAAATATGGCCCAATTGCTGATGTGTCTATTGTATATGACCAGCAGTCTAGACGTTCAAGAGGATTtgcctttgtatattttgaaaatgtagaTGATGCCAAGGAA GCGAAAGAGCGTGCCAATGGAATGGAGCTTGATGGACGTAGGATCAGAGTTGATTTCTCTATAACAAAGAGACCACATACCCCAACACCAGGAATTTACATGGGGAGACCTACCTA TGGCAGCTCACGCCGTCGAGATTACTACGACAGGGGATATGATCGAGGCTACGATGATCGGGACTATTACAGCAGGTCATACAG aggaggaggtggaggaggaggaggatggagagcTGCTCAAGACAGGGATCAGATATACAG AAGACGGTCACCTTCTCCCTACTATAGTCGTGGAGGATACAGATCACGTTCCAGATCTCGATCATACTCACCTC gTCGCTATTAA